In the genome of Lonchura striata isolate bLonStr1 chromosome 22, bLonStr1.mat, whole genome shotgun sequence, one region contains:
- the PIERCE1 gene encoding piercer of microtubule wall 1 protein, giving the protein MAQPGSAVPRRFEELLLYRGYGQPPAHPRFRTANQSYGSRAPTVHELPSSFHILPHKFSDHLGRIGMCRSGGLNTSMEKSHCTGPDTFITACEHLDFHPSYNPSGPSHCRDQPL; this is encoded by the exons ATGGCCCAGCCCGGCTCGGCGGTGCCCCGGCGCTTCGAGGAGCTCCTCCTGTACCGCGGCTACGG GCAGCCGCCGGCTCACCCCCGCTTCCGCACGGCCAACCAGAGCTACGGCAGCAGGGCCCCCACGGTGCACGAACTGCCG AGCTCCTTCCACATCCTCCCGCACAAGTTTTCGGATCATCTGGGCAGGATCGGCATGTGCAGGAGCGGCGGCCTCAACACGTCCATGGAGAAGAGTCACTGCACCGGCCCCGACACCTTCATCACCGCCTGCGAGCACCTGGATTTCCACCCCAGCTACAACCCCAGCGGCCCCTCGCACTGCAGGGACCAGCCCCTCTag